The Methanoregula sp. UBA64 genome contains the following window.
ATGTGGTCGTGGATACCGCCGATGATCGGACCGCCGAATCTCGGGGAGAGAATATTCTCCTGCACGGAGCAGAGCATCGAGGCTTCCGCACGGGCTTCCTCGGTCTGGGGGACGTGCAGGTTCATTTCGTCCCCATCGAAGTCGGCGTTGTACGGCGGGCAGACGGCCGGGTTGAGCCGGAAGGTCCGGCCTTCCATGACTTTTACCCGGTGGGACATGATGCTCATCCGGTGCAGCGAGGGCTGCCGGTTAAAGAGCACGACATCGCCGTCGCGGAGCTGGCGTTCAACCGTATAGCCGGGCTCGATCATCTCGGCGACGGTCTCGAGGTTGTCCGCACCGAGGCGGAGACGCCGGTTATCCGGCCGGATCACATAGTTCGCACCGCAGGGCGCGTTGACGTTCGGGCGGACCGGGCCGGTTCTTACAACCTGCCTAAGTTCCTCGATGTTATAGGAGGTTACCCGGACCGGCACGGTCATCTCATTTGCGACCGCGCGGGGGATACCGACTTCGGAGACCGAGAGGTTCGGATCGGGAGAGATAACGGTACGGGACGAGAAGTTCACACGCTTCCCGGAGAGGGAACCACGGAACCGTCCGTCTTTTCCTTTGAGACGCTGGGAGAGCGTCTTTAAGGGCCTGCCGCTCCTGTGGCGGGCCGGGGGACACCCGGCAACTTCGTTATCCAGGTACGTTGTCACGTGGTACTGGAGCAGTTCCCAGAGGTCCTCAATGATCAGCTGAGGCGCTCCTGCGTCCTGGTTCTCCTTGAACCGCTGGTTGATACGGATGATATCCACGAGCTTGTGGGTAAGGTCGTCTTCCGACCGCTGGCCGTTCTCGAGGATAATAGACGGCCGCATCGTGACCGGCGGGACCGGGAGCACCGTGAGGATCGTCCATTCGGGGCGGGCAACCTTCGGGTTGATACCGAGCGGGACAAGATCCTCGTCCGGGATCTTCTCTAATCTCGCGCGGATGTCGGCGGGCGTGAGCTTGTGCTCGACCTTCTTGCCCTCCTCTACCATCACTTCGGAGAAGGTAGTAGGCTTCTCGAAGTTGATCTTGAGCTGCTGTTCGCCGCAGTACGGGCAGACGCGCTCCTTTTTCACATCCTTTTCCGAGATCTGGTCCCCGGTTGAGTCCTCGTCGGTCCCGACGACTTTCTCGATCTCGTCAGGCGAGAGGAGCACCCGGCCGCAGGAACGGCAGGTGACACGGAGAAGTTTCCGGATAAGCCGGGTGTACCCGACATGAATCACCGGCTTTGCAAGCTCGATGTGCCCGAAATGTCCTGGGCAGTCGCTTGCTTTCTGGTCGCAGGTCTTGCACCGCAGGCCCGGGTCGATGACACCGAGGTTGAGGTCCATGAGACCCTGCGGATAGGGGAAACCATCATCATCGTAGGTGTCTGCCCAGATGATCTTCCTGACACTCATCTCCCGGATCTCCTTGGGGGAGAGCAGGCCGAACTCGATTTTTCCGATTCTCTTTGGGCTTGGCATGACTGTTTGGCACCTCCTTATACAACGTCCTCTAACCTGAGGCGGGGTGCAATTCCCATGCTCTTCATCTCATCTAAGAGGAGCTTAAAGGCGTAACTCATCTCGACCGAGTAGATATCGGTCTCGTTACCGCAGGCAAGGCAGCGGGTCATGTTGCGCTTGCGGTCGAGCATTGCAACCATCCCGCACCGGGCGCAGACATATTCCTGCACCTTATCCGATTCATCGAGCAGCCGCTCCTTTAATGCCATGGCGGCGCCGTGGCCGATCATGACATCACGCTCCATCTCACCGAAACGGAGACCTCCTTCACGGGCACGTCCTTCGGTAGGCTGGCGGGTCAGGACCTGCACCGGCCCGCGGGACCGGGCATGCATCTTGGAACTAACCATGTGGTACAGCTTCT
Protein-coding sequences here:
- a CDS encoding DNA-directed RNA polymerase subunit A' yields the protein MPSPKRIGKIEFGLLSPKEIREMSVRKIIWADTYDDDGFPYPQGLMDLNLGVIDPGLRCKTCDQKASDCPGHFGHIELAKPVIHVGYTRLIRKLLRVTCRSCGRVLLSPDEIEKVVGTDEDSTGDQISEKDVKKERVCPYCGEQQLKINFEKPTTFSEVMVEEGKKVEHKLTPADIRARLEKIPDEDLVPLGINPKVARPEWTILTVLPVPPVTMRPSIILENGQRSEDDLTHKLVDIIRINQRFKENQDAGAPQLIIEDLWELLQYHVTTYLDNEVAGCPPARHRSGRPLKTLSQRLKGKDGRFRGSLSGKRVNFSSRTVISPDPNLSVSEVGIPRAVANEMTVPVRVTSYNIEELRQVVRTGPVRPNVNAPCGANYVIRPDNRRLRLGADNLETVAEMIEPGYTVERQLRDGDVVLFNRQPSLHRMSIMSHRVKVMEGRTFRLNPAVCPPYNADFDGDEMNLHVPQTEEARAEASMLCSVQENILSPRFGGPIIGGIHDHISGIFMLTHLVRWFNKEETLYLLKPVKIEHMPPAGKTEDGVEYWSNKQVFSQILPAALNMVFKASSCQNCDTCKKELCDRDAYVRIFDGKLESGTIDKKAIGAFDGQIVNRIIRQYGMKRAAEFIDQVTKLSIRGIMIDGFSFGIDDEDLSKTEYGQIDDVLNNAALDVARRIKIYEDGQLEPMPGRTVEETLEMQIMQVLGKARDQTGQIAGRHLGLGNSAVVMAVSGARGSMLNLTQMAGCIGQQSVRGERIVRGYDDRTLPHFKRGDRGADAHGFIAHSYKGGLNPTEFFFHAIGGREGLVDTAVRTSQSGYLQRRMINALQDLKVAYDGTVRTTGGRIIQFQYGEDSTDPTKSAFGDPVDVKGIVEAVLKEEV